The following coding sequences lie in one Streptomyces albofaciens JCM 4342 genomic window:
- a CDS encoding enoyl-CoA hydratase/isomerase family protein, which produces MTPPSVRVETGADGVALVTIDRPGRLNALDLEAAERLASVWRGFRCDDDVRAIVLTGAGGRAFSTGIDRSAQVPQPSSPYSLDDPLLTVGPKANDLWKPVVAAVEGMACGGAFYLLGECEFLVASEEATFFDPHTSYGMVSAYESVFMAQRMPYGEAARLALMGTAERLGARRAYETGLVSELTPPGGAVAAARRAAAVLAAQPTGAVQGTVRALWASREAARAQALAHAPQLIALGSLPPERQAGLFTSRSRDFKVR; this is translated from the coding sequence GTGACGCCGCCTTCCGTACGCGTGGAGACGGGGGCGGACGGCGTCGCGCTGGTCACGATCGACCGGCCCGGGCGCCTCAACGCCCTCGATCTGGAGGCGGCCGAACGGCTCGCGTCCGTATGGCGCGGGTTCCGCTGCGACGACGACGTGCGCGCCATCGTGCTGACCGGCGCCGGGGGCAGAGCCTTCTCCACGGGGATCGACCGCTCCGCGCAGGTCCCGCAGCCGTCCTCCCCGTACTCGCTGGACGATCCGCTGCTCACCGTCGGGCCGAAGGCGAACGACCTGTGGAAGCCGGTCGTCGCGGCCGTCGAGGGGATGGCCTGCGGCGGAGCGTTCTACCTGCTGGGCGAGTGCGAATTCCTGGTCGCCTCCGAGGAGGCGACGTTCTTCGACCCGCACACGTCGTACGGGATGGTCAGCGCGTACGAGTCGGTGTTCATGGCGCAGCGCATGCCGTACGGCGAGGCCGCGCGGCTGGCCCTGATGGGCACGGCGGAACGGCTCGGCGCCCGCCGCGCCTACGAGACGGGCCTGGTCTCGGAGCTGACGCCGCCGGGCGGCGCGGTGGCCGCGGCCCGGCGCGCCGCCGCGGTGCTCGCCGCGCAGCCGACCGGGGCGGTGCAGGGCACCGTGCGGGCCCTGTGGGCGTCGCGGGAGGCCGCGCGGGCGCAGGCGCTGGCGCACGCCCCGCAGCTGATCGCGCTGGGCAGCCTGCCACCGGAGCGGCAGGCCGGCCTCTTCACGTCCCGCTCCCGGGACTTCAAGGTCCGCTGA
- a CDS encoding Zn-ribbon domain-containing OB-fold protein, which produces MSTSMRGTTDNAPEPRPSPEPSQSPEPSQSPEPPPSPGPQPPDGTALLLPVPDDDGAPFWQYAARGELRVQACAACGELRFPPRPCCPHCRSFDDRWQRMSGRGRIWSYVLPHPPLLPAYAAQAPYNVIVVELADAPRIRLVGNLVAAPDAPLDSVDPARIRIGAAVKAAFHEQAPGVTVPRWLLERP; this is translated from the coding sequence ATGTCCACCAGCATGAGGGGGACCACTGACAACGCCCCCGAACCGCGCCCGTCCCCCGAACCGTCCCAGTCCCCCGAACCGTCCCAGTCACCCGAACCACCCCCGTCCCCCGGCCCGCAGCCGCCCGACGGCACCGCCCTGCTCCTCCCCGTCCCCGACGACGACGGCGCCCCCTTCTGGCAGTACGCCGCCCGCGGCGAACTCCGCGTCCAGGCCTGCGCCGCCTGCGGCGAACTCCGCTTCCCGCCCCGCCCCTGCTGCCCGCACTGCCGGTCCTTCGACGACCGCTGGCAGCGGATGTCCGGGCGCGGCCGCATCTGGTCCTACGTCCTGCCGCACCCGCCGCTGCTGCCCGCCTACGCCGCGCAGGCGCCGTACAACGTCATCGTGGTGGAGCTGGCCGACGCCCCGCGCATCCGGCTGGTCGGCAACCTGGTCGCGGCCCCGGACGCGCCCCTGGACTCGGTCGATCCGGCGCGCATCCGCATCGGCGCCGCGGTGAAGGCCGCCTTCCACGAGCAGGCGCCGGGCGTGACCGTGCCGCGCTGGCTGCTGGAGCGGCCGTGA
- a CDS encoding lipid-transfer protein, translating to MGATLKDAAVIAGIGRTAFAKRLPESERTLACRAIVAALDDAGIAPSEVDAFASYTMEETDEVEVAKAIGAGDVTFFAKAGYGGGGSCATVAHLAAAIATGQASVGVAWRSRKRGSGPRPWRNTTVQLPTPAQWTRPFGLLRPADEIGILARRYMHEYGATRDHFFNVALACRNRANQNPAAIMYERPLTREMYMTARWISEPLCLFDNCLETDGALACVVVAAERARDLRQRPVYVHSAAQGLPAQHHGMVNYWTDDPLTGPAWTAARQLWKQADFGPEDVDVAQIYDAFTPLIPLSLEGYGFCGRGEGAAFTEGGALEIGGRLPLNTSGGGLSEAYVHGFNLITEGVRQLRGTGTAQVPGATTCLVTAGEGVPTSALLLRS from the coding sequence ATGGGGGCGACCCTGAAGGACGCGGCGGTGATAGCCGGGATCGGCCGGACGGCGTTCGCCAAGCGGCTGCCCGAGTCGGAGCGCACGCTGGCCTGCCGGGCGATCGTCGCCGCCCTGGACGACGCCGGGATCGCCCCGTCCGAGGTGGACGCCTTCGCCTCCTACACCATGGAGGAGACCGACGAGGTCGAGGTCGCCAAGGCCATCGGCGCCGGTGACGTCACCTTCTTCGCCAAGGCCGGTTACGGCGGCGGCGGTTCGTGCGCGACCGTGGCCCACCTGGCGGCGGCCATCGCCACCGGGCAGGCGAGCGTCGGTGTCGCCTGGCGCTCGCGCAAGCGCGGCTCCGGGCCCCGCCCGTGGCGGAACACCACTGTCCAACTGCCCACTCCCGCCCAATGGACCCGCCCCTTCGGCCTGCTGCGTCCCGCCGACGAGATCGGCATCCTCGCCCGGCGCTACATGCACGAATACGGCGCCACCCGCGACCACTTCTTCAACGTCGCCCTCGCCTGCCGCAACCGCGCCAACCAGAACCCCGCCGCGATCATGTACGAGCGCCCGCTGACCCGCGAGATGTACATGACCGCCCGCTGGATCAGCGAGCCGCTGTGCCTCTTCGACAACTGCCTGGAGACCGACGGGGCGCTCGCGTGCGTGGTCGTCGCCGCCGAACGCGCCCGTGATCTGCGGCAGCGCCCGGTGTATGTGCACTCCGCCGCGCAGGGCCTGCCCGCCCAGCACCACGGCATGGTCAACTACTGGACCGACGACCCGCTCACCGGACCGGCCTGGACCGCGGCCCGGCAGCTGTGGAAGCAGGCCGACTTCGGCCCCGAGGACGTCGATGTCGCGCAGATCTACGACGCGTTCACCCCGCTGATCCCGCTCTCCCTGGAGGGCTACGGCTTCTGCGGGCGCGGCGAGGGCGCGGCCTTCACCGAGGGCGGCGCCCTGGAGATCGGCGGCCGGCTGCCGCTGAACACCTCGGGCGGCGGGCTGAGCGAGGCATACGTCCACGGCTTCAACCTCATCACCGAAGGCGTGCGGCAACTGCGCGGCACCGGCACCGCACAGGTCCCGGGCGCCACCACCTGCCTGGTCACGGCCGGGGAAGGGGTTCCCACATCGGCTCTGCTGCTGAGGAGTTGA
- a CDS encoding FadD3 family acyl-CoA ligase — protein sequence MRCADPSEHDPRAGVRSTDVTGPRVDDCAADVPGPHTGVRSTDAPDPRTGAREPDAADPRADLEYGTVPRLVRAAAERYGPAEAVAEGRTRLTYTQLGERVERAAAACLAAGVEPGDRVAVWAPNTADWITAALGAVTAGAVLVPVNTRFKGAEAAYVLRRTRARLLFVTGTFLGTSYVASLRRAAREGTGDGPLPGLPHLERAVVLSGDAPAGFLAWQDFLAAGEPVPTDAVRSRADAIRPDDPSDIIFTSGTTGRPKGAVITHAQTLRAYGVWSALAGLAPGDRYLIVNPFFHTFGYKAGILACLLRGATMIPQPVFGAATALANIAAERVTVLPGPPALHQQLLDDPGRGRYDLGSLRLVVTGAAVVPLTLVERLRAELGVTTVLTAYGLSESSGIATMCRRSDPPEVVAATSGRAVPDTEIRVVDSDGRAVPPGTAGEVLVRGYHVMTGYFEDPRATAEVLTQDGWLRTGDIGVLDADGNLRITDRLKDMFIVGGFNAYPAEIEQLLARHPDVAEVAVVGVPDARLGEVGKAYAVRRPRSALTADELIAWARREMANYKVPREVAFVPALPRNASGKVVKGELRGGAPAVS from the coding sequence ATGCGGTGTGCCGATCCGTCAGAGCACGACCCGCGCGCCGGTGTCCGCTCGACCGACGTCACCGGCCCACGCGTCGATGACTGCGCGGCCGACGTCCCCGGCCCGCATACCGGTGTCCGCTCGACCGACGCCCCCGACCCGCGCACCGGCGCCCGAGAGCCCGACGCCGCCGACCCCCGCGCCGATCTGGAGTACGGCACCGTCCCGCGCCTGGTGCGCGCCGCCGCCGAGCGGTACGGACCGGCCGAGGCGGTCGCCGAGGGGCGCACCCGCCTGACGTACACGCAGCTGGGGGAGCGGGTCGAGCGGGCCGCGGCGGCGTGCCTCGCCGCCGGTGTCGAGCCCGGCGACCGGGTGGCCGTCTGGGCGCCCAACACCGCCGACTGGATCACCGCCGCGCTCGGCGCCGTCACCGCGGGCGCCGTCCTGGTCCCGGTCAACACCCGCTTCAAGGGCGCCGAAGCGGCCTACGTCCTGCGCCGCACCCGCGCCCGGCTGCTGTTCGTCACCGGCACGTTCCTCGGCACGTCGTACGTCGCCTCGCTGCGCCGCGCGGCCCGCGAGGGCACCGGCGACGGCCCGCTCCCCGGCCTGCCGCACCTCGAACGGGCCGTCGTCCTCTCCGGCGACGCCCCCGCCGGCTTCCTCGCATGGCAGGACTTCCTCGCGGCGGGCGAGCCGGTGCCCACGGACGCCGTACGGTCCCGGGCCGACGCGATACGCCCCGACGACCCCTCGGACATCATCTTCACCTCGGGCACCACGGGCCGCCCCAAAGGCGCGGTGATCACGCACGCCCAGACCCTGCGCGCCTACGGGGTCTGGAGCGCCCTCGCCGGACTGGCGCCCGGCGACCGCTATCTGATCGTCAACCCGTTCTTCCACACCTTCGGCTACAAGGCCGGAATCCTCGCCTGCCTGCTGCGCGGGGCGACGATGATCCCGCAGCCGGTGTTCGGCGCCGCCACGGCGCTGGCCAACATCGCCGCCGAACGCGTCACCGTCCTCCCCGGCCCGCCCGCCCTCCACCAGCAGCTCCTGGACGACCCCGGGCGCGGGCGGTACGACCTCGGCTCGCTGCGCCTGGTCGTCACCGGCGCGGCCGTCGTCCCGCTCACCCTGGTCGAACGGCTCCGCGCCGAGCTGGGCGTGACCACCGTGCTGACCGCCTACGGCCTCTCGGAAAGCTCCGGTATCGCCACGATGTGCCGCCGCAGCGACCCGCCCGAGGTCGTCGCGGCCACCTCCGGACGCGCCGTACCGGACACGGAGATACGGGTCGTGGACAGCGACGGGCGGGCCGTGCCGCCCGGCACGGCGGGGGAGGTGCTGGTCCGCGGCTACCACGTGATGACCGGCTATTTCGAGGACCCGCGGGCCACCGCCGAGGTGCTCACGCAGGACGGCTGGCTGCGCACGGGCGACATCGGCGTCCTGGACGCGGACGGCAACCTGCGCATCACCGACCGCCTCAAGGACATGTTCATCGTCGGCGGCTTCAACGCCTATCCCGCCGAGATCGAGCAGCTGCTCGCCCGCCACCCGGACGTGGCGGAGGTCGCCGTCGTCGGCGTCCCCGACGCGCGGCTGGGCGAGGTCGGCAAGGCGTACGCGGTGCGCCGCCCGCGGTCCGCGCTGACGGCGGACGAGCTGATCGCGTGGGCCCGGCGGGAGATGGCCAACTACAAGGTGCCGAGAGAGGTCGCGTTCGTCCCGGCACTGCCGCGCAACGCGAGCGGGAAGGTCGTGAAGGGGGAGTTGCGGGGCGGCGCCCCGGCCGTGTCATGA
- a CDS encoding class I adenylate-forming enzyme family protein, which produces MFEPDRVRSLWELMEYRAEVSPRAPMFFDESTRGSGRALTFGRVRDRALRLAAGFRGLGIGAGTRVLWQLPTWPLTVAVSLALARLGAVQIPVLHLHREREVGFALRQSAAEYAIVPGEWRGHDYAGTVRKAADGGVRVLSVADGLPEAAPDGVLPECVRPDRATPTWIYYTSGTTAEPKGVLHTDASLIAGGIGLATALGMTDADIGSMAFPYAHIAGPDYVIAMLLSGFPAVVLDTFDPAAATEAYRRHGVTMAGGSTAFYQAFLDEARRRAGSGGAAPTGRLIPSLRLLSGGGAPLPPDLYHAAVRELGCAVVHGYGMTECPMIAMGTPYDTDEQLAHTVGKPVTGARVRIVRADGSAAATGEAGEVTVRGPMVCRGYTDPALTAAAFDADGCFRTGDLGLLRPDGHLVLTGRLKDIIIRKGENISAPEVEELVRAHPAVAEAAVIGLPDRERGERVCAVVTLDRTAGASDGPLTLPALTAHLRRSGLMPQKLPEQLEILPELPRGGPLNKVLKAALRERYGGGAAGA; this is translated from the coding sequence GTGTTCGAACCCGATCGTGTGCGCTCGCTCTGGGAACTGATGGAGTACCGGGCCGAGGTGTCCCCGCGGGCGCCGATGTTCTTCGACGAGAGCACCCGGGGATCCGGCCGGGCCCTCACCTTCGGCCGGGTGCGCGACCGGGCCCTGCGGCTGGCGGCCGGCTTCCGGGGGCTGGGGATCGGCGCCGGGACGCGCGTGCTGTGGCAGCTGCCCACCTGGCCCCTGACGGTCGCGGTGTCGCTCGCGCTGGCCCGGCTCGGCGCCGTACAGATACCGGTGCTGCATCTGCACCGGGAGCGCGAAGTCGGCTTCGCGCTGCGGCAGTCGGCGGCGGAGTACGCGATCGTGCCGGGCGAGTGGCGCGGCCACGACTACGCGGGCACGGTACGCAAGGCGGCCGACGGCGGCGTGCGCGTGCTCTCCGTCGCGGACGGGCTGCCGGAGGCGGCGCCCGACGGCGTACTCCCGGAGTGCGTACGGCCGGACCGTGCCACCCCGACGTGGATCTACTACACCTCGGGCACGACGGCCGAGCCCAAAGGCGTCCTGCACACCGACGCCTCCCTGATCGCGGGCGGCATCGGACTGGCCACCGCGCTGGGCATGACGGACGCGGACATCGGCTCGATGGCGTTCCCGTACGCGCACATCGCGGGCCCGGACTATGTAATCGCCATGCTGCTCAGCGGCTTCCCCGCGGTGGTGCTGGACACCTTCGACCCCGCCGCGGCGACCGAGGCGTACCGGCGGCACGGGGTGACGATGGCCGGCGGGAGCACAGCCTTCTACCAGGCGTTCCTCGACGAGGCGCGGCGGCGCGCCGGGTCCGGCGGGGCGGCGCCGACGGGCCGGCTGATCCCCTCCCTGCGGCTGCTGTCCGGGGGCGGGGCGCCGCTGCCGCCCGATCTGTACCACGCGGCGGTACGCGAGCTGGGGTGCGCGGTGGTGCACGGGTACGGGATGACGGAGTGCCCGATGATCGCGATGGGTACGCCGTACGACACCGACGAACAGCTCGCCCACACCGTGGGGAAGCCGGTGACCGGCGCCCGCGTACGGATCGTCCGCGCGGACGGGTCAGCGGCGGCGACCGGCGAGGCGGGCGAGGTCACGGTGCGCGGCCCGATGGTCTGCCGCGGCTACACCGACCCCGCGCTGACGGCCGCGGCCTTCGACGCGGACGGCTGCTTCCGTACCGGCGACCTGGGCCTGCTGCGCCCGGACGGGCACCTCGTCCTGACCGGGCGGCTGAAGGACATCATCATCCGGAAGGGCGAGAACATCTCCGCGCCGGAGGTGGAGGAGCTGGTCCGCGCCCACCCGGCGGTGGCCGAGGCCGCCGTGATCGGGCTGCCGGACCGCGAGCGCGGCGAGCGGGTCTGTGCGGTGGTGACGCTCGACAGGACGGCCGGCGCGTCCGACGGGCCGCTGACGCTCCCGGCGCTGACCGCTCACCTGCGCCGCTCCGGCCTGATGCCCCAGAAGCTGCCGGAGCAGCTGGAGATCCTGCCCGAGCTCCCCCGCGGCGGGCCGCTGAACAAGGTGCTCAAGGCGGCGCTGCGGGAGCGGTACGGGGGCGGGGCGGCCGGGGCCTGA
- a CDS encoding pyridoxamine 5'-phosphate oxidase family protein → MPLTKEEREAFLAEPHIGALSVDSGEPGRAPLTVPIWYAYEPGGELWITTERDSRKARLIAAAGRFSLMVDRLAPTVRYVSVEGEVVSTEPTTDEEARAMVERYLPPEAAAAYLKDVQPTFGPGVTIRMRPRHWLSSDMGQVG, encoded by the coding sequence ATGCCGTTGACCAAGGAAGAACGCGAGGCATTCCTGGCCGAGCCGCACATCGGAGCCCTGTCGGTGGACTCGGGCGAGCCGGGCCGCGCCCCGCTGACCGTACCCATCTGGTACGCGTACGAGCCGGGCGGGGAGCTGTGGATCACCACCGAGCGGGACTCGCGCAAGGCGCGGCTGATCGCGGCGGCGGGGCGGTTCTCGCTGATGGTGGACCGGCTCGCCCCGACGGTCCGCTATGTGTCGGTGGAGGGCGAGGTGGTCTCGACCGAGCCGACGACGGACGAGGAGGCGCGCGCGATGGTCGAGCGCTATCTCCCGCCCGAGGCGGCGGCCGCGTATCTCAAGGACGTGCAGCCGACGTTCGGCCCCGGGGTGACCATCCGGATGCGGCCGCGGCACTGGCTGTCGTCGGACATGGGGCAGGTCGGGTAG
- a CDS encoding laminin G yields MSTQNQARKDDDKDIVKPLDSNRPIQPMDSNRPIQPMDSNRPIQPMDSNRPIQPMDSNRPILPMDSNRPIQPMDSNRPIAPQDSNRPITDGQLITEDGTRPAPGKDGNVVVMGDSNRPIADPT; encoded by the coding sequence GTGAGCACTCAGAATCAGGCTCGAAAGGACGACGACAAGGACATCGTCAAGCCGCTGGACAGCAACCGTCCCATTCAGCCGATGGACAGCAACCGTCCGATTCAGCCGATGGACAGCAATCGCCCGATCCAGCCGATGGACAGCAACCGTCCCATCCAGCCCATGGACAGCAACCGGCCGATCCTGCCGATGGACAGCAACCGGCCGATCCAGCCCATGGACAGCAACCGTCCCATCGCGCCTCAGGACAGCAACCGTCCGATCACCGACGGCCAGCTGATCACCGAGGACGGCACCCGGCCCGCGCCGGGCAAGGACGGCAACGTGGTCGTGATGGGGGACAGCAACCGCCCCATCGCCGACCCGACGTAA
- a CDS encoding AfsR/SARP family transcriptional regulator, producing MDDGPGQGQERLRFTVLGPVRAWRGATPLAAGSPQQRALLAALLLRGGRTATASELVDALWGDEPPHAALAALRTYASRIRKALGADADTLVSESGGYAIRPVDHQPLDLDMDHAEQYAADAEKARAAGDRCRARDLLDSALALWDGEPLANLPGPYVENQRTRLVEWRLSLMETRLELDLELGCHAEAVSELTALTASHPLRERLRELLMLALYRSGRQAEALAVYADTRRLLADELGVDPCASLSDLQQRILRADTELDAPTMPPEARDPAEPVFVRPQQLPATVADFTGRAAFVTELSEQLATAEGRVMAVSALTGIGGVGKTTLAVHVAHAAHAHFPDGQLYVDLQGAGHSPSDPEAVLGAFLRALGTPDAAIPNGVEERAALYRSALAGRRVLALLDNARDAAQVRPLLPGTDGCAALITSRVRMIDLAGAHLVDLDVMSPEEAFTLFTLIVGEERVNAEREASMDVVGACGFLPLAIRIAASRLAARRTWTVSVLARKLADERRRLDELRAGDLAVNSSFELGYKQLEPRQARAFRLLGLADGPDISLAAAAALLDMDTDSAEELLESLVDTSLLESAAPGRYRFHDLVRLYARSCAERDEQPPEEREAALSRLLDFYLATAAHMYALERPGDRLADHTETPHYPGLVFDNRSEALSWLFSETRCLIACALQHTGEKGLRRAVDLLLMTRDMAESGANNRQYEQASLTLLAAARRAGDQHAEGRAHWPLAPIYIQSGRLDEADEHAKLATLLGLAAGDSFAASQGLNDRGIIASILHRYEEAEGYLNQALIAFRENNNKQSEASALNNLSRLHLDTGRVESAIRLAEQGTACYREAGASRRLGNGMYALGMALTRAGRLEEATAQLTEALAIFRDSRQRFWEGMTYLRLAEADLAARRPASAANYAEQALSALRGIGGGRWRAHALTTLGHALNQIGHTGRAKVCWQEVMSIHEQMGLPVDGEVHNLIAPVAVA from the coding sequence ATGGACGACGGTCCGGGGCAGGGCCAGGAGCGGCTCCGCTTCACCGTGCTCGGTCCCGTACGGGCCTGGCGCGGCGCGACCCCACTGGCGGCCGGCTCCCCGCAGCAGCGCGCGCTGCTGGCCGCCCTTCTGCTGCGGGGCGGGCGCACCGCCACCGCATCCGAACTCGTCGACGCCCTGTGGGGCGACGAACCGCCGCACGCCGCCCTCGCGGCGCTCCGCACGTACGCCTCACGCATCCGCAAGGCGCTGGGCGCCGACGCGGACACCCTGGTCAGCGAGTCCGGCGGCTATGCCATCCGCCCGGTGGACCACCAGCCGCTGGACCTGGACATGGATCACGCCGAGCAGTATGCGGCCGACGCCGAGAAGGCCAGGGCGGCCGGCGACCGCTGCCGGGCCCGCGACCTCCTGGACTCCGCGCTGGCGCTGTGGGACGGCGAGCCGCTGGCCAACCTCCCCGGGCCGTACGTGGAGAACCAGCGCACCCGCCTGGTGGAGTGGCGCCTGTCCCTCATGGAGACGCGCCTGGAGCTCGATCTGGAGCTGGGCTGCCACGCCGAGGCCGTCTCGGAGCTGACCGCGCTGACCGCCTCGCACCCGCTGCGCGAGCGGCTGCGAGAACTCCTCATGCTGGCGCTGTACCGCAGCGGCCGCCAGGCCGAGGCACTCGCCGTATACGCCGACACGCGGCGTCTGCTCGCCGACGAGCTGGGAGTGGACCCCTGCGCGTCGCTGTCCGACCTCCAGCAGCGCATCCTGCGCGCGGACACCGAGCTGGACGCGCCCACCATGCCGCCCGAGGCGCGCGACCCGGCCGAGCCGGTCTTCGTGCGGCCACAGCAACTTCCGGCCACGGTCGCCGACTTCACCGGGCGCGCCGCCTTCGTCACCGAGCTGAGCGAGCAGCTGGCCACCGCCGAGGGCAGGGTGATGGCCGTCTCGGCGCTCACCGGTATCGGCGGCGTCGGCAAGACCACCCTCGCCGTCCACGTCGCGCACGCCGCCCACGCGCACTTCCCGGACGGCCAGCTGTACGTGGACCTCCAGGGCGCCGGGCACTCCCCGTCCGACCCCGAAGCGGTGCTGGGCGCGTTCCTGCGCGCACTCGGGACCCCGGACGCCGCCATCCCGAACGGCGTCGAGGAGCGGGCCGCCCTCTACCGCTCCGCCCTCGCCGGGCGCCGGGTGCTCGCCCTCCTCGACAACGCCCGCGACGCCGCCCAGGTCCGCCCGCTGCTGCCCGGTACGGACGGCTGCGCGGCACTGATCACCAGCCGGGTCCGGATGATAGACCTGGCCGGCGCGCACCTGGTCGACCTGGACGTGATGAGCCCCGAGGAAGCGTTCACCCTCTTCACCCTCATCGTGGGCGAGGAGCGGGTGAACGCCGAGCGCGAGGCGTCCATGGACGTGGTCGGCGCCTGCGGCTTCCTGCCGCTGGCCATCCGTATCGCCGCCTCCCGGCTCGCCGCCCGCCGTACGTGGACCGTCTCCGTACTGGCCCGCAAGCTCGCCGACGAGCGCCGCAGGCTGGACGAGCTGCGCGCCGGCGACCTCGCCGTGAACTCCAGCTTCGAGCTGGGCTACAAGCAGCTGGAGCCGCGCCAGGCGCGGGCCTTCCGGCTGCTCGGGCTGGCCGACGGCCCGGACATCTCGCTCGCCGCCGCGGCCGCCCTGCTCGACATGGACACCGACTCCGCCGAGGAACTCCTCGAATCGCTCGTGGACACCTCCCTCCTGGAGTCCGCGGCCCCCGGCCGCTACCGCTTCCACGACCTGGTGCGCCTGTACGCGCGCTCCTGCGCGGAGCGCGACGAGCAGCCTCCGGAGGAGCGCGAGGCGGCGCTGTCCCGGCTGCTGGACTTCTACCTGGCCACCGCCGCCCACATGTACGCGCTGGAGCGCCCCGGCGACCGGCTGGCCGACCACACCGAGACGCCGCACTACCCCGGCCTGGTCTTCGACAACCGCTCCGAGGCGCTGAGCTGGCTGTTCAGCGAGACCCGGTGCCTGATCGCCTGCGCATTGCAGCACACCGGCGAGAAGGGGCTGCGGCGCGCCGTCGACCTGTTGCTGATGACCCGGGACATGGCCGAGTCCGGCGCCAACAACCGGCAGTACGAGCAGGCCAGCCTCACCCTGCTGGCCGCCGCGCGCCGGGCGGGCGACCAGCACGCGGAGGGCCGGGCGCACTGGCCGCTGGCCCCCATCTACATCCAGTCCGGCCGGCTCGACGAGGCCGACGAGCACGCGAAGCTGGCCACCTTGCTGGGGCTCGCCGCCGGGGACTCCTTCGCCGCCTCGCAGGGCCTCAACGACCGCGGCATCATCGCCAGCATCCTGCACCGCTACGAGGAGGCGGAGGGCTACCTGAACCAGGCCCTCATCGCCTTCCGCGAGAACAACAACAAGCAGTCCGAGGCCAGCGCGCTGAACAACCTCTCGCGCCTGCACCTGGACACCGGACGCGTCGAGAGCGCCATCCGGCTCGCCGAGCAGGGCACCGCCTGCTACCGGGAGGCCGGTGCCTCCCGCCGGCTCGGCAACGGCATGTACGCGCTGGGCATGGCCCTGACGCGCGCCGGCAGACTGGAGGAGGCCACCGCCCAGCTGACCGAGGCGCTGGCCATCTTCCGGGACAGCCGGCAGCGGTTCTGGGAAGGCATGACCTACCTCCGGCTCGCCGAGGCGGACCTCGCGGCCCGCCGTCCCGCCAGCGCGGCCAACTACGCCGAACAGGCGCTCTCCGCGCTGCGGGGGATCGGCGGAGGCCGCTGGCGCGCCCACGCGCTGACGACGCTGGGCCACGCCCTCAACCAGATCGGGCACACCGGCCGGGCAAAGGTCTGCTGGCAGGAGGTCATGTCCATCCACGAACAGATGGGCCTGCCCGTGGACGGTGAGGTACACAATCTCATCGCCCCTGTCGCGGTGGCATAA